The proteins below come from a single Sorghum bicolor cultivar BTx623 chromosome 4, Sorghum_bicolor_NCBIv3, whole genome shotgun sequence genomic window:
- the LOC8077723 gene encoding ubiquitin-conjugating enzyme E2 29 has translation MAPGVGGALRLRGTTTTTGARPDMSRLWTTRLQKELEGLWADPPEWCVPGADATDLFHWQVIVVGPRGSPYDGGVFAVRFKFPRHYPLKPPKVTFATKVYHPNIDPRTGRVCLDFLTDSKHWWTPAWTVDKILLALVSLLHEPVMDGRAISTPTPRTSTGGRDSGTWRSRGPRPWSTPRRHRRRRRRRQRQLQRRSVVRSPGAFPCAVGS, from the exons ATGGCTCCCGGTGTCGGCGGTGCTCTCCGTCTCCGGGGAACGACGACGACCACGGGCGCGCGGCCAGACATGTCCCGTCTCTGGACGACGCGGCTCCAGAAGGAGCTCGAGGGGCTCTGGGCGGACCCGCCCGAGTGGTGCGTCCCCGGCGCCGACGCCACGGACCTCTTCCACTGGCAGGTCATCGTCGTCGGCCCCCGAGGAAGCCCCTACGACGGCGGAGTCTTCGCCGTCCGCTTCAAGTTCCCTCGCCACTACCCCTTGAAGCCTCCCAAGGTCACCTTCGCAACCAAG GTGTACCACCCGAACATCGATCCGAGGACTGGACGGGTTTGCCTGGACTTCCTGACTGACAGTAAGCACTGGTGGACGCCGGCATGGACGGTGGACAAGATTCTCCTGGCCCTAGTCTCGCTTTTGCACGAGCCTGTCATGGATGGCCGCGCCATATCAACCCCGACGCCGCGAACCTCTACAGGCGGAAGAGACTCAGGTACGTGGAGATCGCGAGGGCCAAGACCCTGGAGCACGCCACggcgtcatcgtcgtcgtcgtcggcggcggcagcggcagcttcAGAGAAGGAGCGTCGTCCGCAGTCCCGGGGCGTTTCCCTGTGCCGTCGGCTCATGA
- the LOC8077724 gene encoding protein S-acyltransferase 18, with protein sequence MARCGDRDIVTAAMARQPWRRRHGWQLPLHPLQLVAAAVFALLVAAFYVVLGPYIGNTLAGNILLGTFSFSAAAAAVLYVRCTAVDPSDRTDAKKTKRRRQLARGGGATAKLPRLRYGYILWRYVVRTLRRVEARVTNRWVRRSYLEQWNTSVQLDPMLPFAFTSLDDIVSPCATADGHDISFCPICDCEVKLRSKHCKTCERCVDGFDHHCRWLNNCIGRRNYATFILLMFFVLLMLVIEGGTAIAIFIRCFVDSKGVKMEMEHRLHMRLPKGAHAALSMAFVIFTLYSTAALGQLFFFHMVLIRKGMRTYDYILAMREAGAAFDPFEDSDSDESIDFDSPEKPSFFSRVFCRKDEENESARKLSIRIESDQMDASGRKDDIQINPWTLIKMSKEKAMAAAERARERIRQKLPTSPMKPLPVETKRGPLNPERKHITTGKEIVPVFTKSWLSVSPTARISSPRRRFSGSSSPKPQRYRSNFDLRLAEVSRDLETHISKQVLCSVVMKGVEDEGYSS encoded by the exons ATGGCCCGCTGCGGCGACAGAGACATCGTGACGGCGGCGATGGCGCGGCAGCCCTGGCGCCGCCGCCACGGATGGCAGCTCCCCCTACACCCTCTTCAG CTGGTGGCCGCGGCGGTGTTCGCGCTCCTCGTCGCCGCGTTCTACGTCGTCCTGGGGCCCTACATCGGCAACACCCTCGCCGGCAATATCCTCCTCGGCACCTTCTCCTTTTCG gccgcggcggcggcggtgctctACGTGCGCTGCACGGCGGTGGACCCGTCCGACCGGACTGACGCGAAGAAGACCAAGAGGCGGCGGCAGCTCGCGCGGGGCGGCGGGGCCACGGCGAAGCTGCCACGGCTGCGGTATGGCTACATCCTGTGGCGCTACGTCGTGCGGACGCTTCGGCGCGTTGAGGCGCGCGTCACCAACCGCTGGGTGCGGCGGAGCTACCTGGAGCAGTGGAACACCAGCGTTCAGCTCGATCCCATGCTCCCCTTCGCCTTCACCAGCCTCGATGACATTGTCTCTCCATGCGCCACTGCCGACGGGCACGACATCTCCTTCTGCCCTATCTGCGACTGCGAG GTGAAGCTGCGTAGCAAGCACTGCAAGACCTGTGAGCGATGCGTTGATGGATTTGATCACCACTGCAGG TGGCTAAACAATTGCATTGGAAGAAGGAACTATGCAACATTTATTCTGCTTATGTTCTTTGTCCTGCTGATG CTTGTCATTGAGGGAGGAACAGCAATTGCGATCTTCATCCGCTGCTTTGTCGACAGCAAAGGGGTGAAAATGGAAATGGAGCACAGGCTGCACATGAGGCTCCCAAAAGGAGCTCATGCAGCACTATCA ATGGCTTTTGTCATCTTCACATTGTACAGCACTGCAGCGCTGGGCCAGCTCTTCTTTTTCCACATGGTGCTAATTAGAAAG GGCATGAGGACCTACGACTACATTCTTGCGATGAGAGAAGCAGGAGCAGCATTTGACCCATTCGAAGATTCGGACTCTGACGAGAGTATCGACTTTGACTCACCAGAGAAGCCATCTTTCTTTTCAAGGGTCTTTTGCAGAAAAGATGAAGAAAATGAA AGTGCTCGGAAGCTGTCGATCAGGATCGAGAGCGACCAAATGGATGCTTCAGGAAGGAAGGATGACATCCAGATCAACCCATGGACATTGATCAAGATGAGCAAGGAGAAGGCGATGGCAGCTGCTGAGCGTGCACGCGAACGAATCAGACAGAAGCTGCCAACATCACCGATGAAACCACTGCCGGTGGAGACAAAGCGAGGCCCTCTGAACCCAGAGAGAAAACACATCACAACTGGGAAAGAGATCGTACCGGTCTTCACCAAGAGCTGGCTGTCGGTGTCGCCCACAGCGAGGATCTCGAGCCCCAGGAGGCGATTCTCAGGGTCATCGTCACCTAAGCCGCAGAGGTACAGGAGCAACTTCGACCTGAGGCTCGCCGAGGTGTCGAGGGATCTGGAGACCCACATCTCGAAGCAGGTGCTGTGCTCCGTCGTCATGAAGGGTGTCGAGGACGAAGGCTATTCGTCGTAG